The Pyrococcus kukulkanii genome contains a region encoding:
- a CDS encoding oxidoreductase — MKEDYPKLFEPINIGNVELMNRVVFAPISTNFARENGRLTERFVKHYKRRARGGVGLIIVENTSIDFPEGKHMPLQPRIDSKAVLKG; from the coding sequence ATGAAAGAAGATTACCCTAAGTTATTTGAACCGATAAATATCGGTAACGTTGAGCTCATGAACAGAGTAGTATTTGCGCCGATATCGACAAACTTTGCCCGTGAGAACGGAAGGCTAACGGAGAGATTCGTCAAGCACTACAAGAGACGCGCAAGGGGTGGTGTTGGTCTGATAATAGTAGAAAACACATCCATAGATTTTCCAGAAGGAAAACACATGCCTCTCCAGCCGAGGATTGACTCAAAAGCCGTCCTCAAGGGTTAG
- a CDS encoding ATP-binding protein, with amino-acid sequence MFFDRERELKELMNLITYEPNMIIFVYGPINSGKTTLMEEFIGRLSDKYVTFSINLRGRFIPTYEEFINVMFSIKKESMAEIISEIIKSGLAYRGIPVPESILRKLLKYEEDPFVFLEGYFNSLKEKGKIPILILDELQVIGDLKIDGPFIYSLFNFFIRLTKELHLAHVFVITSDSLFLEKIYGEAMLYGRADYFLVDDLDKNTTLKFLKELGLEDEEAEFVWSYFGGKPVYLIEAVKHRDRLKEWCEKQLRIRTQMINSIIDMPGIADILREFLNKETIPFDGKISEPVRELVRKNVLFVDLPNGVIKPQGRLELLAIRNALKRNTDLET; translated from the coding sequence ATGTTCTTCGACAGGGAGAGGGAGCTTAAGGAGCTTATGAATTTGATCACATACGAGCCAAACATGATAATTTTTGTCTATGGACCAATAAATTCCGGAAAAACTACACTGATGGAAGAATTTATTGGCAGACTTTCTGACAAGTATGTAACCTTTTCTATAAACCTAAGGGGGAGGTTCATCCCAACCTATGAAGAGTTTATAAATGTCATGTTTAGCATTAAAAAGGAATCCATGGCCGAGATAATATCCGAGATCATAAAAAGTGGTTTGGCTTATAGAGGAATTCCTGTGCCTGAGAGCATCCTGAGAAAGCTTCTCAAATATGAAGAAGATCCCTTTGTGTTCCTCGAAGGTTACTTCAATAGTCTAAAAGAAAAAGGTAAAATTCCAATTTTAATTCTCGATGAATTACAGGTTATTGGAGATTTGAAAATTGATGGGCCCTTTATCTACAGCCTCTTTAACTTCTTCATAAGGCTAACGAAGGAGTTGCATTTAGCCCACGTATTCGTAATAACCTCCGACAGCCTGTTCCTTGAGAAGATATATGGGGAGGCAATGCTCTACGGAAGAGCTGACTACTTCCTAGTCGATGACCTAGATAAAAACACTACACTCAAGTTTCTGAAAGAATTGGGACTTGAAGATGAGGAGGCAGAGTTCGTTTGGAGCTATTTTGGAGGAAAGCCAGTTTATCTCATTGAGGCAGTTAAACACAGAGATAGGTTGAAGGAATGGTGCGAGAAGCAACTTAGGATTAGGACCCAGATGATAAACAGTATTATAGATATGCCAGGCATTGCTGATATCCTGAGGGAGTTCTTAAATAAAGAAACCATCCCATTTGACGGCAAAATATCAGAGCCGGTAAGAGAGCTTGTCAGGAAGAACGTTCTGTTCGTTGATCTGCCAAACGGGGTAATAAAACCCCAGGGGAGATTGGAGTTGTTGGCCATTAGAAACGCTTTAAAAAGGAACACTGACCTTGAAACATGA
- a CDS encoding OsmC family protein produces MERLEYQVELEWDGNVGSEAKVREFSFRIDTKTDGHNSGPNPTEYLLAAIGGCLTVNWGRLIKKMRLKVESMEITVYGWRDRKEPQLKEITYKIRIVTNEPEKKILRVKELAEKYGTVFNTVGAGKIKGDVEIVRPR; encoded by the coding sequence ATGGAGCGCCTTGAATACCAGGTTGAATTAGAATGGGATGGCAATGTTGGGAGTGAGGCTAAGGTTAGGGAGTTCTCGTTCAGGATTGACACGAAGACGGATGGTCATAACTCTGGACCAAATCCCACAGAGTACCTGCTTGCCGCCATAGGTGGCTGTTTAACCGTGAACTGGGGCAGGCTTATAAAGAAAATGCGTCTGAAGGTCGAGAGCATGGAAATAACAGTCTATGGATGGAGGGACAGGAAAGAGCCTCAATTGAAGGAGATTACCTACAAGATCCGTATCGTGACGAACGAGCCCGAGAAAAAGATACTCCGTGTCAAGGAGCTCGCCGAGAAGTATGGGACGGTCTTCAACACAGTTGGGGCGGGGAAGATAAAGGGTGATGTGGAGATAGTCAGGCCTAGGTGA
- a CDS encoding ATP-binding cassette domain-containing protein: MKAIEVVGLTKYYGSFLAVDNVSFDVKKGEIFGFLGPNGAGKTTTVRTITGILKPSSGEIRVLGYDMLDEREKIKARERMGIVPEMANPYVDLTAMQNLRLMGELYGMERREIEKRSIELLKLFALYEKRNVKVRAFSKGMRQRLILAMAMISDPELLILDEPTSGLDVISARLIKDVIREEKRKGKTIFMTTHNMVDANELCERIGIIRRGKLIAIDTPEKLKQLVKGSISVEVSFEPMKLDPSEIASATRVELMGDKARVFTNDPDATVKELVHYAERNNLRIVSLRTLSPSLEDVFIKLVGEGND; encoded by the coding sequence ATGAAAGCCATAGAAGTCGTGGGACTCACCAAGTACTACGGCTCCTTTCTCGCCGTTGATAACGTGAGCTTTGACGTTAAGAAAGGCGAGATTTTTGGTTTCCTTGGTCCGAATGGGGCTGGAAAGACAACCACAGTTAGAACGATTACCGGCATTTTGAAGCCGAGTTCTGGGGAGATAAGGGTTCTCGGCTATGACATGCTTGACGAGAGGGAAAAGATAAAGGCAAGAGAAAGGATGGGCATAGTTCCAGAGATGGCTAACCCCTACGTTGATCTGACGGCGATGCAGAACCTCAGGCTTATGGGCGAGCTCTACGGAATGGAGCGACGGGAGATAGAGAAACGCTCAATTGAACTCCTCAAGCTTTTTGCTCTTTACGAGAAGAGGAACGTGAAGGTGAGGGCCTTTTCCAAGGGCATGAGACAGCGCCTCATCCTCGCGATGGCGATGATAAGCGACCCAGAGCTTCTAATTCTGGATGAGCCGACGAGCGGACTCGATGTTATAAGCGCACGCCTGATAAAGGACGTCATCCGCGAGGAGAAGAGGAAGGGAAAGACGATATTCATGACGACCCACAACATGGTTGACGCAAACGAGCTGTGCGAGAGAATTGGAATCATAAGGAGGGGAAAGCTAATAGCGATTGACACGCCCGAGAAGCTAAAGCAACTGGTTAAGGGTAGCATTTCAGTTGAAGTTAGCTTTGAGCCGATGAAACTTGACCCCTCTGAGATAGCCTCGGCAACGAGGGTCGAGCTGATGGGGGACAAGGCGAGGGTTTTCACGAACGACCCAGATGCAACGGTTAAGGAGCTCGTCCACTACGCCGAAAGAAATAACCTGCGGATAGTGAGCCTAAGAACGCTCTCTCCTTCACTGGAGGACGTCTTCATCAAGCTGGTGGGTGAGGGGAATGATTGA
- a CDS encoding ABC transporter permease yields the protein MIETLKRSFAVAKKDMRIFYLKGPVVIMGLLFPFFLFLAFMIGRNLSGSHLFVALTAMTAFFTSTAVGPTIIPWECRGRTFERLITAPVSLTTVLLGDFQASLYFGLAITFAITVPAMLYLSVHPAIWLFILSTLLAVGCFSAMTVLMSSYPPTDVPADVMMLSSLVKFSLLFISGIFVPIENLPTYGRWISFVSPLTYYVDALRHSIGKGYLPVWLDLLMLALFGLAFFLTGTAIHRKVLERRFT from the coding sequence ATGATTGAAACGCTGAAGCGTTCTTTTGCCGTAGCGAAGAAGGACATGCGCATCTTCTACCTCAAGGGGCCCGTCGTGATAATGGGCCTCCTCTTCCCCTTCTTCCTGTTCCTAGCTTTCATGATAGGGCGCAACCTCTCGGGCAGCCATCTCTTCGTTGCTCTAACGGCCATGACGGCCTTCTTCACGTCAACGGCCGTCGGCCCCACGATAATCCCGTGGGAGTGTAGGGGGAGGACATTCGAGAGGCTCATAACCGCTCCAGTTTCATTAACAACGGTGCTCCTCGGCGACTTTCAGGCTTCCCTCTACTTCGGGCTGGCGATAACGTTTGCGATAACCGTTCCCGCAATGCTCTACCTCTCAGTCCACCCTGCTATCTGGCTCTTCATACTGTCCACGCTCTTGGCGGTCGGGTGCTTCTCCGCAATGACGGTGCTCATGTCCTCCTATCCTCCCACGGACGTCCCAGCTGACGTTATGATGCTGTCCTCGCTCGTTAAGTTCTCGCTCCTCTTCATCAGCGGTATCTTCGTCCCCATCGAAAACCTGCCAACCTATGGTAGGTGGATTTCCTTCGTCTCACCGCTGACATACTACGTCGACGCCCTGAGGCACTCCATCGGAAAGGGCTACCTTCCAGTGTGGCTTGACCTTTTAATGCTGGCCCTGTTTGGCCTCGCGTTCTTCCTCACGGGCACTGCAATCCACAGAAAAGTCCTGGAAAGAAGGTTCACCTAG
- the fdhF gene encoding formate dehydrogenase subunit alpha, whose product MFIGGRVIKVVCPYCGFGCNILIDPKTLKITPYKGEPNRGKLCPKGLHALEFVFSKDRLMYPLKKVGEDFVRISWDKAMEEISSRLLEIRENYGADAVAFIASSKVSNEENYLLQKIARLFGTNNIDNCARLCHEASVHALKMTLGTGAQTNPYSDLENVKAVLIWGYNPAETHPVVMDYILKAKKKGAKIIVVDVRETTTMKLADYKVIIKPGTDITLANAIMNVIISEGLYNKDFVKTRTTGFSEVKMGVKKYTPEYAEKVTGVDSRLIREVARVFAKAGSGAIMWGMGLTQHVSGVENVLAIIDIALLLGYIGDRGGLYPMRGQNNVQGAAYMGALSEFLPGYIPLNDENFRKRVARLWGVEDLPTERGFYLTELWDAILEGEIKALYIVGENPAVSEANVLKVRKALTKLDLLVVQDIFLTRTARFAHYVLPAAAFCEKEGSYMNSERRIQWSSKVCDPPGEAKPDWVILSELGKVLGLPGFNYSRVEEITEEYFKMFPELEGRSAEELKNSEGIIIPYRRLHTIQFSTPDGKARMYAVEQIMPWETPNGEYPLILTTVRVISHYNTGEMTLRSPSLVKLMSEPVVYISREDAEKYGIKDGDLVKVETRRGSLTLKAKIANVKEGVIIVPFHFDANVLTNDALNKAGTPELKFSAARIVKL is encoded by the coding sequence ATGTTTATTGGTGGTAGAGTGATAAAGGTAGTCTGTCCCTATTGTGGCTTTGGCTGTAACATCCTTATAGATCCGAAGACCCTCAAGATAACCCCCTACAAGGGAGAGCCCAATAGGGGGAAGCTCTGCCCAAAAGGACTGCATGCCCTAGAGTTCGTGTTCTCTAAGGACAGACTCATGTATCCCTTAAAAAAGGTGGGAGAGGACTTCGTTAGAATTAGCTGGGATAAGGCCATGGAAGAGATTTCTTCAAGGCTCCTTGAAATAAGGGAGAACTATGGAGCAGATGCCGTTGCGTTCATAGCTTCTTCAAAGGTTTCAAATGAGGAAAACTACCTCCTTCAAAAGATAGCTAGGCTTTTTGGAACGAATAACATCGATAATTGTGCCCGTCTATGCCATGAAGCCAGCGTTCACGCTTTGAAGATGACACTTGGAACTGGAGCCCAAACCAATCCATATTCTGACTTGGAGAACGTTAAGGCCGTACTCATCTGGGGCTACAATCCGGCCGAAACCCACCCCGTTGTCATGGATTACATACTGAAGGCAAAGAAGAAGGGGGCGAAAATAATAGTTGTCGATGTGAGGGAGACCACAACCATGAAGCTTGCAGATTACAAGGTCATAATCAAGCCTGGAACGGACATAACACTTGCAAATGCAATAATGAACGTCATAATATCTGAGGGCCTGTACAATAAGGACTTCGTTAAGACGAGAACTACAGGGTTCTCGGAGGTTAAGATGGGGGTTAAGAAGTACACCCCGGAGTACGCTGAGAAGGTTACTGGTGTTGATTCTAGGCTAATAAGGGAAGTTGCCAGGGTCTTTGCGAAGGCTGGAAGCGGGGCGATAATGTGGGGGATGGGCTTAACGCAACATGTTTCCGGAGTGGAGAACGTTCTCGCGATAATAGACATAGCCCTCCTTTTGGGATATATAGGGGACAGAGGCGGCCTTTACCCAATGAGAGGCCAGAACAACGTCCAGGGAGCCGCATATATGGGGGCTCTGAGCGAGTTTCTCCCTGGGTACATACCCCTAAACGATGAGAACTTCAGGAAGAGGGTCGCGAGGCTCTGGGGAGTTGAAGACCTCCCAACGGAGAGGGGATTTTACTTAACGGAGCTCTGGGATGCCATACTTGAAGGCGAGATTAAGGCCCTCTACATAGTTGGGGAGAATCCAGCAGTGAGCGAGGCTAACGTCTTAAAGGTTAGAAAGGCCTTAACGAAGCTTGATCTGCTCGTAGTTCAGGACATATTCCTCACGAGAACAGCTAGATTTGCTCACTACGTTCTTCCAGCAGCAGCCTTCTGCGAGAAGGAAGGGAGCTACATGAACAGCGAAAGGAGGATCCAGTGGAGCTCCAAGGTCTGCGATCCCCCAGGGGAGGCCAAGCCTGACTGGGTAATCCTGAGCGAGCTTGGCAAAGTCCTGGGATTGCCAGGCTTCAACTACTCAAGAGTCGAGGAGATAACAGAGGAGTACTTCAAGATGTTTCCAGAGCTTGAGGGGAGAAGCGCTGAAGAGCTGAAGAACTCCGAGGGAATAATAATCCCCTACAGGAGGCTTCACACGATCCAGTTCTCAACTCCAGATGGAAAGGCTAGGATGTACGCGGTGGAGCAGATAATGCCCTGGGAAACGCCCAACGGGGAGTATCCACTGATATTAACCACGGTCAGGGTGATAAGCCACTACAACACCGGAGAGATGACCCTGAGAAGTCCATCCCTCGTGAAGCTGATGAGCGAGCCCGTGGTTTACATAAGCAGGGAGGACGCGGAGAAGTACGGGATAAAGGATGGGGATCTAGTTAAGGTTGAAACTAGGAGGGGTAGCTTAACCCTGAAGGCGAAGATAGCCAACGTGAAAGAAGGAGTGATAATTGTGCCCTTCCACTTCGATGCAAATGTTCTAACTAACGACGCATTAAATAAGGCCGGAACTCCGGAATTGAAGTTCTCGGCTGCAAGGATAGTTAAGCTTTAA